In Streptomyces sp. NBC_01717, one DNA window encodes the following:
- a CDS encoding DUF742 domain-containing protein, giving the protein MSAPRRPTDPSGLERYYVLTGGRSGPGGSAASLDVATLIVSSSAAVPGMQHEHEEIIRRCRDPLSVAELGAHLGLPFNILAVLLADLLDAGRVEARNPIPASGAGRGPDLALLEEVLSGLQRL; this is encoded by the coding sequence ATGAGTGCTCCCCGCCGTCCCACGGACCCGTCCGGTCTCGAGCGCTACTACGTCCTTACCGGTGGCCGCAGCGGACCGGGCGGTTCTGCGGCGAGTCTTGACGTGGCGACCCTCATCGTTTCTTCTTCCGCTGCCGTTCCGGGCATGCAGCATGAGCACGAGGAGATCATCCGGCGTTGCCGCGATCCGCTGTCGGTGGCCGAACTGGGCGCCCATCTCGGATTGCCCTTCAACATTCTCGCGGTGCTCCTGGCCGATCTGCTGGACGCAGGCCGCGTCGAAGCCCGTAATCCCATCCCGGCGTCAGGCGCCGGCCGCGGGCCCGACCTCGCGCTCCTTGAGGAGGTACTCAGTGGACTTCAAAGGCTTTGA
- a CDS encoding GTP-binding protein: protein MDFKGFDHPDRKLGGGTRSVKVMIAGGFGTGKTTMVGSVSDIKPLTTEETLTQASAGVDNLIGVADKTETTVSLDFGKIGINDELVLYLFGTPGQERFWFLWNGLFKGALGAVVLVDTRRLASSFRAIEEMERQDVPFVIALNVFPDSKEHPIEEIRDALDISPHTPIVACDARDRASSRDVLVALIRHLQERSATAALEPR from the coding sequence GTGGACTTCAAAGGCTTTGATCATCCCGACCGAAAGTTGGGCGGCGGCACCCGCTCGGTGAAGGTGATGATCGCCGGTGGCTTCGGCACCGGAAAGACCACCATGGTGGGCTCGGTCAGCGACATCAAGCCGCTGACCACCGAGGAGACGCTGACCCAGGCCAGTGCCGGTGTCGACAACCTGATCGGCGTGGCGGACAAGACGGAGACCACCGTCAGCCTGGACTTCGGCAAGATCGGCATCAACGACGAACTGGTGCTCTATCTGTTCGGGACGCCGGGCCAGGAGCGGTTCTGGTTTCTGTGGAACGGTCTGTTCAAGGGTGCTCTCGGAGCGGTGGTCCTGGTGGACACCCGCCGTCTGGCCTCAAGCTTCAGGGCCATCGAGGAGATGGAGCGGCAGGACGTCCCCTTCGTCATCGCGCTGAACGTCTTCCCGGATTCCAAGGAGCACCCGATCGAGGAGATCCGCGACGCCCTGGACATCTCCCCGCACACCCCGATCGTGGCCTGCGACGCCCGGGACCGGGCATCCAGCCGCGACGTCCTCGTCGCGCTGATACGCCACCTCCAGGAACGCTCTGCCACCGCCGCTCTGGAGCCCCGATGA
- a CDS encoding cytochrome P450, with protein sequence MNDQLTNGPSAPRGCPVAHGGSDDLTRLYGPDAALDPHSIYGRLRKEHGAVAPVLLEGDIPAWLVLGYRENRRVLDNPRQFSRDSRIWRDWKEGRVEATSPLIQMLGWRPDCVSQDGEPHRRLRGAVTDNLQSIAGRGIRRHVTHFANKQIDAFADEGSADLVGDYAEYLPMLVLTRLFGLPAAEGHNLAVSCAQVIKGGEGALAHNDRIMEILGELADRKRAEPGSDFTTGLLGHKAGLDGDEILSHLRLVLITAHTTTSNLLARVLQLILTDTSRLAGLVSGQLNITTVVEEVMWNTPPLAVLPGRFATADLELAGHHIKEGDLLVLGLTAGNLDPEIRPETGVSIQGNQSHLAFSGGAHECPGQNIGQAIIETAVDVLVHRLPGLRLAVPADDLTSTASTWEARLDGLPVEFVAQTAAV encoded by the coding sequence ATGAACGACCAGCTCACAAACGGCCCCTCCGCCCCCCGTGGCTGCCCCGTCGCGCACGGCGGCTCCGACGACCTCACCCGGCTGTACGGGCCGGACGCGGCACTCGACCCGCACAGCATCTACGGACGGCTACGCAAGGAGCACGGGGCCGTGGCGCCGGTACTCCTTGAGGGCGACATCCCGGCCTGGCTGGTCCTCGGCTACCGCGAGAACCGGCGGGTACTCGACAACCCCCGCCAGTTCAGCCGGGATTCGCGCATCTGGCGGGACTGGAAGGAAGGACGCGTAGAGGCCACCTCGCCGCTGATCCAGATGCTGGGCTGGCGCCCCGACTGCGTGTCCCAGGACGGCGAGCCGCACCGCAGGCTGCGCGGAGCGGTCACCGACAATCTGCAGAGCATCGCAGGCCGCGGCATCCGCCGCCATGTCACGCACTTCGCGAACAAGCAGATCGACGCGTTCGCCGACGAGGGCAGCGCCGACCTGGTGGGCGACTACGCCGAGTACCTGCCGATGCTCGTATTGACCAGGCTGTTCGGGCTCCCGGCGGCCGAGGGGCACAACCTCGCCGTCTCGTGTGCACAGGTCATCAAGGGCGGTGAGGGAGCCCTCGCCCACAACGACCGCATCATGGAGATCCTCGGGGAACTCGCCGACCGCAAGCGCGCCGAGCCGGGCTCCGACTTCACCACCGGGCTGCTCGGACATAAAGCAGGCCTCGACGGCGACGAGATCCTCAGCCATCTGCGCCTGGTGCTGATCACCGCGCACACCACCACCAGCAATCTGCTGGCCCGGGTGCTGCAGCTGATCCTCACCGACACCTCCCGGCTCGCGGGACTGGTGAGCGGACAGCTCAACATCACCACGGTCGTCGAAGAGGTGATGTGGAACACCCCGCCGCTCGCCGTCCTCCCGGGGCGCTTCGCCACCGCCGATCTCGAACTCGCCGGTCACCACATCAAGGAGGGCGACCTGCTGGTGCTCGGGCTCACCGCAGGCAACCTCGACCCGGAGATCCGTCCCGAAACGGGGGTCTCCATCCAGGGCAACCAATCGCACCTCGCGTTCAGCGGAGGCGCGCACGAGTGTCCGGGCCAGAACATCGGCCAGGCCATCATCGAGACGGCCGTCGACGTCCTGGTGCACCGGCTGCCGGGACTGCGCCTCGCCGTGCCGGCCGACGACCTCACCTCGACCGCCTCCACCTGGGAGGCGCGCCTGGACGGTCTCCCGGTCGAGTTCGTGGCCCAGACCGCCGCGGTCTGA
- a CDS encoding 7-epi-alpha-eudesmol synthase — MPQDVTFDLPFKTPVSEHLQYARERHLRWVWEMGLVRSQAGFEEYQSWDLPQAAARTYPYASADDMVVLMNWFSLAFLFDDQFDSGSPDRADRIAEVARELIATPLRPAGTAPRVVCPITVAWAEVWAHLSNGMSLTWRTRFAASWGRFLVAHTEEVDLAARGLAGALGLEEYAEFRRRTVGIHHSIDAGERSRGFEVPPQVQAHELMVRMRDLAADTIGFMNDIHSFEREKRRGDGHNLIAVLHRERNCSWEDAAAEAYRMTTDCLEEYLELEAHVPKMCEELGLDTDQRVQVWMGVEAIQHWINGNYEWALTSGRYAAAKEGPAATAELAGKGSLDDLLAV, encoded by the coding sequence ATGCCGCAGGACGTCACATTCGACCTCCCCTTCAAGACTCCCGTGAGCGAGCATCTCCAGTACGCCCGGGAGCGTCACTTGCGCTGGGTGTGGGAGATGGGTCTGGTGCGCAGCCAGGCCGGGTTCGAGGAGTATCAGTCCTGGGATCTGCCCCAGGCAGCGGCGCGGACCTACCCCTACGCCTCGGCCGACGACATGGTCGTGCTGATGAACTGGTTCTCTCTGGCGTTCCTTTTCGATGATCAGTTCGACTCCGGTAGTCCCGATCGCGCGGACCGAATCGCCGAGGTCGCACGGGAGTTGATCGCCACTCCGCTGCGCCCCGCCGGGACCGCTCCTCGCGTGGTATGCCCGATCACCGTGGCCTGGGCCGAGGTCTGGGCCCATCTCTCGAATGGCATGTCCCTGACGTGGCGGACGCGATTTGCCGCCTCCTGGGGGCGGTTCCTCGTGGCGCACACCGAGGAGGTGGACCTGGCGGCCCGTGGTCTTGCAGGAGCACTTGGCCTGGAGGAGTACGCGGAGTTCCGCCGCCGGACGGTGGGCATCCACCACAGCATCGACGCGGGCGAGCGCAGCCGCGGCTTCGAGGTTCCGCCACAGGTGCAGGCGCACGAACTGATGGTCAGGATGCGGGATCTGGCCGCGGACACCATCGGGTTCATGAACGACATCCACTCCTTCGAGCGCGAGAAGCGCCGTGGGGACGGCCACAACCTGATAGCCGTGCTCCATCGGGAGCGCAACTGCAGCTGGGAGGACGCCGCCGCTGAGGCGTACCGGATGACCACCGACTGCCTCGAGGAGTACCTCGAACTTGAGGCACACGTGCCGAAGATGTGCGAGGAGCTCGGTCTGGACACCGATCAGCGGGTCCAGGTGTGGATGGGGGTGGAGGCCATCCAGCACTGGATCAACGGCAACTACGAGTGGGCGTTGACCTCGGGCCGGTATGCCGCGGCGAAGGAGGGCCCGGCCGCCACCGCCGAGTTGGCGGGCAAGGGTTCGCTGGACGATCTGCTCGCGGTGTGA
- a CDS encoding cytochrome P450 translates to MSAPASSTTPTSVAASSTSPTPTAPGSLPLIGHALQLARRPLPFMTSLREHGSVVRIRIGPTPAFVVTDPALTRKVLVTDSAHFVKGGKIIDALRMFFGDGLATVADGDTHLRNRRLIQPMFNKAHIADRAAAMIDQVQDVVSAWPAAVPRDVYADMNEVALSAFLVALFGADLPEHLEGEFVTLMPEIMKGAIRQTILPPWIARLPLPANRAHADRVARLRALIDQAIDHHAERSPGPAPSADAVSADAERCPHAEARTKGQDGLFKTLLTAEEPLTGQQLQDEAITLLTGAIETTGTTLAWTLYEITQHDEVQRRLREELTAVCGDRPLRYDDVAQLHYARQVLQEAIRKYGPAWMVTRTAARDIDLGGHLIPEGADVVWSPYLHQHDALYFPDPDTFDPDRWTAERTPAARGSFLAFGDGRRKCIGENFAWAELQIILASILQAWPRFTLASRPPRTQAVVTVKPDTLTMAYYPQATSTSQASAEEARLLQPLKSRQRQ, encoded by the coding sequence ATGAGCGCCCCCGCCTCGTCGACGACCCCCACGAGCGTCGCTGCCTCGTCGACATCCCCCACGCCAACCGCACCCGGCTCCCTCCCGCTGATCGGGCATGCTCTCCAGCTCGCCCGCCGACCGCTGCCGTTCATGACCTCACTGCGCGAGCACGGCAGCGTCGTCCGCATACGTATCGGTCCCACACCCGCCTTTGTCGTCACTGACCCCGCCCTGACCCGCAAGGTCCTGGTGACCGACTCCGCGCATTTCGTGAAGGGCGGCAAGATCATTGACGCGCTGCGCATGTTCTTCGGTGACGGGCTCGCTACAGTCGCCGACGGCGATACGCATCTACGCAACCGCCGCCTGATACAACCCATGTTCAACAAGGCCCACATCGCCGATCGCGCCGCCGCCATGATCGACCAGGTGCAGGACGTGGTCAGTGCTTGGCCTGCGGCTGTGCCGCGCGACGTATACGCGGACATGAACGAGGTCGCCCTCTCCGCGTTCCTGGTCGCCCTGTTCGGGGCGGACCTCCCCGAACATCTGGAGGGCGAGTTCGTCACCCTCATGCCCGAGATCATGAAGGGGGCGATCCGCCAGACGATCCTTCCGCCGTGGATCGCTCGCCTCCCGCTGCCGGCCAACCGTGCGCACGCGGACCGTGTGGCCCGGCTACGCGCTCTCATCGACCAGGCGATCGATCACCACGCCGAGCGGTCTCCGGGCCCGGCGCCCTCAGCCGACGCGGTCTCAGCCGATGCAGAACGGTGCCCGCATGCCGAAGCCCGGACCAAGGGCCAGGACGGACTCTTCAAAACCCTTCTGACCGCCGAGGAGCCCCTCACGGGGCAGCAACTGCAGGACGAGGCCATCACCTTGCTGACGGGGGCGATCGAGACCACCGGCACAACCTTGGCCTGGACGCTGTATGAGATCACTCAGCACGACGAGGTCCAGAGGCGCCTGCGCGAGGAACTCACCGCCGTCTGTGGTGACCGCCCTCTCCGCTACGACGACGTCGCTCAACTCCACTACGCCCGCCAGGTGCTGCAGGAAGCCATCCGCAAGTACGGGCCGGCCTGGATGGTGACCCGAACCGCAGCTCGTGACATCGACCTCGGCGGTCATCTCATTCCCGAAGGGGCAGACGTCGTGTGGAGCCCTTACCTCCACCAGCACGACGCCCTCTACTTTCCTGACCCCGACACGTTCGACCCGGACCGCTGGACAGCCGAGCGCACACCCGCCGCCCGTGGTTCGTTCCTCGCCTTCGGCGACGGACGCCGCAAGTGCATCGGCGAAAACTTCGCCTGGGCCGAACTGCAGATCATCCTGGCGAGCATCCTCCAGGCCTGGCCTCGCTTCACGCTCGCGTCCCGCCCCCCTCGCACTCAGGCCGTCGTCACCGTCAAGCCAGACACCCTGACAATGGCGTACTACCCGCAAGCAACATCGACGTCGCAGGCAAGCGCCGAAGAAGCCCGTCTGTTGCAGCCTTTGAAGTCCCGGCAAAGGCAATAG